Proteins from one Oncorhynchus gorbuscha isolate QuinsamMale2020 ecotype Even-year linkage group LG18, OgorEven_v1.0, whole genome shotgun sequence genomic window:
- the LOC124003748 gene encoding zinc finger protein 345-like isoform X6, which yields MHILFSVQESISEEFTMDEDSADPSNPPLSCSTEPNPPESLVPDSNHRDMDTCSEIPRFNIVVKEEEEDWDNTAERPDHCSESEGSPSTSGLPEQHQGNHTAKKIHFCSVCGKNCHKLSKLQIHMRTHTGEKPYSCSVCGKQFSDKGNLKKHQTVHTGEKLYSCAVCGESFSSSSILTNHQRTHTGESHGFTTPLVIIVKEEEEDPAFAERPDHCSETEGSPSTSGLPEQHQGNHTVKKIHCCLVCGKNCQKLSKLQIHMRTHTGEKPYSCSVCGKQFSDKGNLKKHQTVHTGEKLYSCAVCGESFSSSSNLTKHQRTHTGESHGFTTPLVIKVKEEDEDPAFAEKHDHCTDSEVGHSTSGEPKRKQENHTAKSSHCCSVCGRDCQKLSSLLIHMRIHTGEKPYPCSVCGKQFRVKRHLQDHQKVHTGEKPYVCSKCGKRFGFASALKRHQWLHAEEKPYSCSVCGKGFGRPDQLKDHSLQHAGKPHCCSVCGKGFSRPDQLKDHSLQHAGKPHYCSVCGKCFSEKRYLEDHQSVHTGEKRHPCPVCKKSFVRSAGLKVHLRYHTGEKPYSCPKCGQSFVSSQKLQRHQKTHAALPPVEFQNPVTIEGEREGEDEEVGGLINSDGEEVGWDLHRLDESSEGRTSTSGEPKET from the exons GAAAGTATTTCTGAAGAATTCACGATGGATGAG GATTCTGCTGACCCatccaacccccctctctcctgctccactGAACCCAACCCTCCAGAGTCATTGGTTCCTGACTCTAACCACAGAGACATGGACACCTGCAGTGAAATACCCAGATTTAACATTGTAgtcaaggaggaggaggaagactgggACAATACTG cagagagacctGACCACTGTTCTGAGAGTGAAGGGAGTCCCTCTACATCAGGACTACCTGAACAACACCAGGGGAATCACACGGCTAAGAAGATTCACTTTTGTTCAGTGTGTGGAAAAAACTGTCACAAGTTATCAAAACTACAAATACATATGAGAACTCACACAGGAGAAaaaccttactcctgctctgtctGCGGGAAGCAATTCAGTGACAAAGGAAACCTGAAAAAACACCAGACGgtgcacacaggagagaagctgtACAGTTGCGCCGTGTGCGGGGAGAGTTTCTCTTCATCGTCAATTCTTACCAATCACCAGAGAACGCACACAGGAGAGAGTCATGGTTTTACAACACCACTCGTTATCAtagtgaaagaggaggaagaggatccTGCTTTTG cagagagacctGACCACTGCTCTGAGACTGAAGGGAGTCCCTCTACATCAGGATTACCTGAACAACACCAGGGGAATCACACAGTTAAGAAGATTCACTGCTGTTTAGTGTGTGGAAAAAACTGTCAGAAGTTATCAAAACTACAAATACATATGAGAACTCACACGGGAGAAaaaccttactcctgctctgtctGCGGGAAGCAATTCAGTGACAAAGGAAACCTGAAAAAACACCAGACGgtgcacacaggagagaagctgtACAGTTGCGCCGTGTGCGGGGAGAGTTTCTCTTCATCGTCAAATCTTACcaaacaccagagaacacacacaggagagagtcaTGGTTTTACAACACCACTCGTTATCaaagtgaaagaggaggatgaggatccTGCTTTTG CAGAGAAACATGACCACTGCACTGACAGTGAAGTGGGTCACTCTACATCAGGAGAACCTAAAAGAAAACAGGAGAATCACACAGCAAAGAGCTCTCACTGCTGTTCAGTGTGCGGAAGAGATTGCCAAAAGCTATCATCACTGCTAATAcatatgagaatacacacaggagaaaagccataCCCTTGCTCCGTGTGTGGAAAGCAGTTCCGTGTAAAAAGACATCTTCAAGACCACCAGAAAgtgcacactggagagaaaccttacgTCTGCTccaaatgtggcaaaaggtttgGTTTCGCCTCAGCCTTGAAAAGGCACCAGTGGTTACACGCAGAAGAGaaaccttactcctgctctgtgtGTGGGAAGGGTTTCGGCCGTCCAGATCAGTTAAAGGACCACTCTCTGCAACACGCAGGGAAACCTCACTGCTGTTCTGTGTGTGGGAAGGGTTTCAGCCGTCCAGATCAGCTAAAGGACCACTCTCTGCAACACGCAGGGAAACCTCACTACTGTTCTGTGTGTGGGAAGTGTTTCAGTGAGAAGAGGTATCTTGAAGACCACCAGTCAgtgcacactggagagaaacgaCACCCTTGCCCTGTCTGCAAGAAGAGTTTTGTAAGATCAGCAGGCCTTAAAGTCCACCTCAGATAtcatacaggagagaaaccttacagcTGTCCTAAATGTGGCCAGAGCTTCGTTAGTTCTCAAAAACTTCAGAGACATCAGAAAACTCATGCTGCTTTACCACCTGTTGAGTTTCAAAACCCTGTTACAATtgaaggagagcgggagggagaagaTGAGGAAGTTGGTGGTCTGATTAATTCAGATGGAGAAGAGGTTGGTTGGGATCTTCATCGTCTCG ACGAGAGTTCGGAGGGGAGAACCTCTACATCAGGAGAACCTAAAGAAACCTAG
- the LOC124003748 gene encoding zinc finger protein 345-like isoform X1: MHILFSVQESISEEFTMDEDSADPSNPPLSCSTEPNPPESLVPDSNHRDMDTCSEIPRFNIVVKEEEEDWDNTEERPDQCSESEGSPSASGLPEQHQGNHTAKKIHCCSVCGKNCHKLSKLQIHMRTHTGEKPYSCSVCGKQFSEKGNLKKHQTLHTGEKLYSCSVCGESFSSSSILTNHQRTHTGESQVSVEECGFTPPLVIIVKEEEEYPAFAERPDHCSESEGSPSTSGLPEQHQGNHTAKKIHFCSVCGKNCHKLSKLQIHMRTHTGEKPYSCSVCGKQFSDKGNLKKHQTVHTGEKLYSCAVCGESFSSSSILTNHQRTHTGESHGFTTPLVIIVKEEEEDPAFAERPDHCSETEGSPSTSGLPEQHQGNHTVKKIHCCLVCGKNCQKLSKLQIHMRTHTGEKPYSCSVCGKQFSDKGNLKKHQTVHTGEKLYSCAVCGESFSSSSNLTKHQRTHTGESHGFTTPLVIKVKEEDEDPAFAEKHDHCTDSEVGHSTSGEPKRKQENHTAKSSHCCSVCGRDCQKLSSLLIHMRIHTGEKPYPCSVCGKQFRVKRHLQDHQKVHTGEKPYVCSKCGKRFGFASALKRHQWLHAEEKPYSCSVCGKGFGRPDQLKDHSLQHAGKPHCCSVCGKGFSRPDQLKDHSLQHAGKPHYCSVCGKCFSEKRYLEDHQSVHTGEKRHPCPVCKKSFVRSAGLKVHLRYHTGEKPYSCPKCGQSFVSSQKLQRHQKTHAALPPVEFQNPVTIEGEREGEDEEVGGLINSDGEEVGWDLHRLDESSEGRTSTSGEPKET; the protein is encoded by the exons GAAAGTATTTCTGAAGAATTCACGATGGATGAG GATTCTGCTGACCCatccaacccccctctctcctgctccactGAACCCAACCCTCCAGAGTCATTGGTTCCTGACTCTAACCACAGAGACATGGACACCTGCAGTGAAATACCCAGATTTAACATTGTAgtcaaggaggaggaggaagactgggACAATACTG AAGAGAGACCCGACCAGTGCTCTGAGAGTGAAGGGAGTCCCTCTGCATCAGGACTACCTGAACAACACCAGGGGAATCACACAGCTAAGAAGATTCACTGCTGTTCAGTGTGTGGAAAAAACTGTCACAAGTTATCAAAACTACAAATACACATGAGAACTCACACGGGAGAAaaaccttactcctgctctgtctGCGGGAAGCAATTCAGTGAGAAAGGAAACCTGAAAAAACACCAGACGttgcacacaggagagaagctgtACAGTTGCTCCGTGTGCGGGGAGAGTTTCTCTTCATCGTCAATTCTTACCAATCACCAGAGAACGCACACAGGAGAGAGTCAAGTGTCTGTAGAAGAGTGTGGTTTTACACCACCACTCGTTATCAtagtgaaagaggaggaagagtatCCTGCTTTTG cagagagacctGACCACTGTTCTGAGAGTGAAGGGAGTCCCTCTACATCAGGACTACCTGAACAACACCAGGGGAATCACACGGCTAAGAAGATTCACTTTTGTTCAGTGTGTGGAAAAAACTGTCACAAGTTATCAAAACTACAAATACATATGAGAACTCACACAGGAGAAaaaccttactcctgctctgtctGCGGGAAGCAATTCAGTGACAAAGGAAACCTGAAAAAACACCAGACGgtgcacacaggagagaagctgtACAGTTGCGCCGTGTGCGGGGAGAGTTTCTCTTCATCGTCAATTCTTACCAATCACCAGAGAACGCACACAGGAGAGAGTCATGGTTTTACAACACCACTCGTTATCAtagtgaaagaggaggaagaggatccTGCTTTTG cagagagacctGACCACTGCTCTGAGACTGAAGGGAGTCCCTCTACATCAGGATTACCTGAACAACACCAGGGGAATCACACAGTTAAGAAGATTCACTGCTGTTTAGTGTGTGGAAAAAACTGTCAGAAGTTATCAAAACTACAAATACATATGAGAACTCACACGGGAGAAaaaccttactcctgctctgtctGCGGGAAGCAATTCAGTGACAAAGGAAACCTGAAAAAACACCAGACGgtgcacacaggagagaagctgtACAGTTGCGCCGTGTGCGGGGAGAGTTTCTCTTCATCGTCAAATCTTACcaaacaccagagaacacacacaggagagagtcaTGGTTTTACAACACCACTCGTTATCaaagtgaaagaggaggatgaggatccTGCTTTTG CAGAGAAACATGACCACTGCACTGACAGTGAAGTGGGTCACTCTACATCAGGAGAACCTAAAAGAAAACAGGAGAATCACACAGCAAAGAGCTCTCACTGCTGTTCAGTGTGCGGAAGAGATTGCCAAAAGCTATCATCACTGCTAATAcatatgagaatacacacaggagaaaagccataCCCTTGCTCCGTGTGTGGAAAGCAGTTCCGTGTAAAAAGACATCTTCAAGACCACCAGAAAgtgcacactggagagaaaccttacgTCTGCTccaaatgtggcaaaaggtttgGTTTCGCCTCAGCCTTGAAAAGGCACCAGTGGTTACACGCAGAAGAGaaaccttactcctgctctgtgtGTGGGAAGGGTTTCGGCCGTCCAGATCAGTTAAAGGACCACTCTCTGCAACACGCAGGGAAACCTCACTGCTGTTCTGTGTGTGGGAAGGGTTTCAGCCGTCCAGATCAGCTAAAGGACCACTCTCTGCAACACGCAGGGAAACCTCACTACTGTTCTGTGTGTGGGAAGTGTTTCAGTGAGAAGAGGTATCTTGAAGACCACCAGTCAgtgcacactggagagaaacgaCACCCTTGCCCTGTCTGCAAGAAGAGTTTTGTAAGATCAGCAGGCCTTAAAGTCCACCTCAGATAtcatacaggagagaaaccttacagcTGTCCTAAATGTGGCCAGAGCTTCGTTAGTTCTCAAAAACTTCAGAGACATCAGAAAACTCATGCTGCTTTACCACCTGTTGAGTTTCAAAACCCTGTTACAATtgaaggagagcgggagggagaagaTGAGGAAGTTGGTGGTCTGATTAATTCAGATGGAGAAGAGGTTGGTTGGGATCTTCATCGTCTCG ACGAGAGTTCGGAGGGGAGAACCTCTACATCAGGAGAACCTAAAGAAACCTAG
- the LOC124003748 gene encoding zinc finger protein 345-like isoform X3, with protein sequence MDEDSADPSNPPLSCSTEPNPPESLVPDSNHRDMDTCSEIPRFNIVVKEEEEDWDNTEERPDQCSESEGSPSASGLPEQHQGNHTAKKIHCCSVCGKNCHKLSKLQIHMRTHTGEKPYSCSVCGKQFSEKGNLKKHQTLHTGEKLYSCSVCGESFSSSSILTNHQRTHTGESQVSVEECGFTPPLVIIVKEEEEYPAFAERPDHCSESEGSPSTSGLPEQHQGNHTAKKIHFCSVCGKNCHKLSKLQIHMRTHTGEKPYSCSVCGKQFSDKGNLKKHQTVHTGEKLYSCAVCGESFSSSSILTNHQRTHTGESHGFTTPLVIIVKEEEEDPAFAERPDHCSETEGSPSTSGLPEQHQGNHTVKKIHCCLVCGKNCQKLSKLQIHMRTHTGEKPYSCSVCGKQFSDKGNLKKHQTVHTGEKLYSCAVCGESFSSSSNLTKHQRTHTGESHGFTTPLVIKVKEEDEDPAFAEKHDHCTDSEVGHSTSGEPKRKQENHTAKSSHCCSVCGRDCQKLSSLLIHMRIHTGEKPYPCSVCGKQFRVKRHLQDHQKVHTGEKPYVCSKCGKRFGFASALKRHQWLHAEEKPYSCSVCGKGFGRPDQLKDHSLQHAGKPHCCSVCGKGFSRPDQLKDHSLQHAGKPHYCSVCGKCFSEKRYLEDHQSVHTGEKRHPCPVCKKSFVRSAGLKVHLRYHTGEKPYSCPKCGQSFVSSQKLQRHQKTHAALPPVEFQNPVTIEGEREGEDEEVGGLINSDGEEVGWDLHRLDESSEGRTSTSGEPKET encoded by the exons ATGGATGAG GATTCTGCTGACCCatccaacccccctctctcctgctccactGAACCCAACCCTCCAGAGTCATTGGTTCCTGACTCTAACCACAGAGACATGGACACCTGCAGTGAAATACCCAGATTTAACATTGTAgtcaaggaggaggaggaagactgggACAATACTG AAGAGAGACCCGACCAGTGCTCTGAGAGTGAAGGGAGTCCCTCTGCATCAGGACTACCTGAACAACACCAGGGGAATCACACAGCTAAGAAGATTCACTGCTGTTCAGTGTGTGGAAAAAACTGTCACAAGTTATCAAAACTACAAATACACATGAGAACTCACACGGGAGAAaaaccttactcctgctctgtctGCGGGAAGCAATTCAGTGAGAAAGGAAACCTGAAAAAACACCAGACGttgcacacaggagagaagctgtACAGTTGCTCCGTGTGCGGGGAGAGTTTCTCTTCATCGTCAATTCTTACCAATCACCAGAGAACGCACACAGGAGAGAGTCAAGTGTCTGTAGAAGAGTGTGGTTTTACACCACCACTCGTTATCAtagtgaaagaggaggaagagtatCCTGCTTTTG cagagagacctGACCACTGTTCTGAGAGTGAAGGGAGTCCCTCTACATCAGGACTACCTGAACAACACCAGGGGAATCACACGGCTAAGAAGATTCACTTTTGTTCAGTGTGTGGAAAAAACTGTCACAAGTTATCAAAACTACAAATACATATGAGAACTCACACAGGAGAAaaaccttactcctgctctgtctGCGGGAAGCAATTCAGTGACAAAGGAAACCTGAAAAAACACCAGACGgtgcacacaggagagaagctgtACAGTTGCGCCGTGTGCGGGGAGAGTTTCTCTTCATCGTCAATTCTTACCAATCACCAGAGAACGCACACAGGAGAGAGTCATGGTTTTACAACACCACTCGTTATCAtagtgaaagaggaggaagaggatccTGCTTTTG cagagagacctGACCACTGCTCTGAGACTGAAGGGAGTCCCTCTACATCAGGATTACCTGAACAACACCAGGGGAATCACACAGTTAAGAAGATTCACTGCTGTTTAGTGTGTGGAAAAAACTGTCAGAAGTTATCAAAACTACAAATACATATGAGAACTCACACGGGAGAAaaaccttactcctgctctgtctGCGGGAAGCAATTCAGTGACAAAGGAAACCTGAAAAAACACCAGACGgtgcacacaggagagaagctgtACAGTTGCGCCGTGTGCGGGGAGAGTTTCTCTTCATCGTCAAATCTTACcaaacaccagagaacacacacaggagagagtcaTGGTTTTACAACACCACTCGTTATCaaagtgaaagaggaggatgaggatccTGCTTTTG CAGAGAAACATGACCACTGCACTGACAGTGAAGTGGGTCACTCTACATCAGGAGAACCTAAAAGAAAACAGGAGAATCACACAGCAAAGAGCTCTCACTGCTGTTCAGTGTGCGGAAGAGATTGCCAAAAGCTATCATCACTGCTAATAcatatgagaatacacacaggagaaaagccataCCCTTGCTCCGTGTGTGGAAAGCAGTTCCGTGTAAAAAGACATCTTCAAGACCACCAGAAAgtgcacactggagagaaaccttacgTCTGCTccaaatgtggcaaaaggtttgGTTTCGCCTCAGCCTTGAAAAGGCACCAGTGGTTACACGCAGAAGAGaaaccttactcctgctctgtgtGTGGGAAGGGTTTCGGCCGTCCAGATCAGTTAAAGGACCACTCTCTGCAACACGCAGGGAAACCTCACTGCTGTTCTGTGTGTGGGAAGGGTTTCAGCCGTCCAGATCAGCTAAAGGACCACTCTCTGCAACACGCAGGGAAACCTCACTACTGTTCTGTGTGTGGGAAGTGTTTCAGTGAGAAGAGGTATCTTGAAGACCACCAGTCAgtgcacactggagagaaacgaCACCCTTGCCCTGTCTGCAAGAAGAGTTTTGTAAGATCAGCAGGCCTTAAAGTCCACCTCAGATAtcatacaggagagaaaccttacagcTGTCCTAAATGTGGCCAGAGCTTCGTTAGTTCTCAAAAACTTCAGAGACATCAGAAAACTCATGCTGCTTTACCACCTGTTGAGTTTCAAAACCCTGTTACAATtgaaggagagcgggagggagaagaTGAGGAAGTTGGTGGTCTGATTAATTCAGATGGAGAAGAGGTTGGTTGGGATCTTCATCGTCTCG ACGAGAGTTCGGAGGGGAGAACCTCTACATCAGGAGAACCTAAAGAAACCTAG
- the LOC124003748 gene encoding zinc finger protein 345-like isoform X2 yields the protein MHILFSVQDSADPSNPPLSCSTEPNPPESLVPDSNHRDMDTCSEIPRFNIVVKEEEEDWDNTEERPDQCSESEGSPSASGLPEQHQGNHTAKKIHCCSVCGKNCHKLSKLQIHMRTHTGEKPYSCSVCGKQFSEKGNLKKHQTLHTGEKLYSCSVCGESFSSSSILTNHQRTHTGESQVSVEECGFTPPLVIIVKEEEEYPAFAERPDHCSESEGSPSTSGLPEQHQGNHTAKKIHFCSVCGKNCHKLSKLQIHMRTHTGEKPYSCSVCGKQFSDKGNLKKHQTVHTGEKLYSCAVCGESFSSSSILTNHQRTHTGESHGFTTPLVIIVKEEEEDPAFAERPDHCSETEGSPSTSGLPEQHQGNHTVKKIHCCLVCGKNCQKLSKLQIHMRTHTGEKPYSCSVCGKQFSDKGNLKKHQTVHTGEKLYSCAVCGESFSSSSNLTKHQRTHTGESHGFTTPLVIKVKEEDEDPAFAEKHDHCTDSEVGHSTSGEPKRKQENHTAKSSHCCSVCGRDCQKLSSLLIHMRIHTGEKPYPCSVCGKQFRVKRHLQDHQKVHTGEKPYVCSKCGKRFGFASALKRHQWLHAEEKPYSCSVCGKGFGRPDQLKDHSLQHAGKPHCCSVCGKGFSRPDQLKDHSLQHAGKPHYCSVCGKCFSEKRYLEDHQSVHTGEKRHPCPVCKKSFVRSAGLKVHLRYHTGEKPYSCPKCGQSFVSSQKLQRHQKTHAALPPVEFQNPVTIEGEREGEDEEVGGLINSDGEEVGWDLHRLDESSEGRTSTSGEPKET from the exons GATTCTGCTGACCCatccaacccccctctctcctgctccactGAACCCAACCCTCCAGAGTCATTGGTTCCTGACTCTAACCACAGAGACATGGACACCTGCAGTGAAATACCCAGATTTAACATTGTAgtcaaggaggaggaggaagactgggACAATACTG AAGAGAGACCCGACCAGTGCTCTGAGAGTGAAGGGAGTCCCTCTGCATCAGGACTACCTGAACAACACCAGGGGAATCACACAGCTAAGAAGATTCACTGCTGTTCAGTGTGTGGAAAAAACTGTCACAAGTTATCAAAACTACAAATACACATGAGAACTCACACGGGAGAAaaaccttactcctgctctgtctGCGGGAAGCAATTCAGTGAGAAAGGAAACCTGAAAAAACACCAGACGttgcacacaggagagaagctgtACAGTTGCTCCGTGTGCGGGGAGAGTTTCTCTTCATCGTCAATTCTTACCAATCACCAGAGAACGCACACAGGAGAGAGTCAAGTGTCTGTAGAAGAGTGTGGTTTTACACCACCACTCGTTATCAtagtgaaagaggaggaagagtatCCTGCTTTTG cagagagacctGACCACTGTTCTGAGAGTGAAGGGAGTCCCTCTACATCAGGACTACCTGAACAACACCAGGGGAATCACACGGCTAAGAAGATTCACTTTTGTTCAGTGTGTGGAAAAAACTGTCACAAGTTATCAAAACTACAAATACATATGAGAACTCACACAGGAGAAaaaccttactcctgctctgtctGCGGGAAGCAATTCAGTGACAAAGGAAACCTGAAAAAACACCAGACGgtgcacacaggagagaagctgtACAGTTGCGCCGTGTGCGGGGAGAGTTTCTCTTCATCGTCAATTCTTACCAATCACCAGAGAACGCACACAGGAGAGAGTCATGGTTTTACAACACCACTCGTTATCAtagtgaaagaggaggaagaggatccTGCTTTTG cagagagacctGACCACTGCTCTGAGACTGAAGGGAGTCCCTCTACATCAGGATTACCTGAACAACACCAGGGGAATCACACAGTTAAGAAGATTCACTGCTGTTTAGTGTGTGGAAAAAACTGTCAGAAGTTATCAAAACTACAAATACATATGAGAACTCACACGGGAGAAaaaccttactcctgctctgtctGCGGGAAGCAATTCAGTGACAAAGGAAACCTGAAAAAACACCAGACGgtgcacacaggagagaagctgtACAGTTGCGCCGTGTGCGGGGAGAGTTTCTCTTCATCGTCAAATCTTACcaaacaccagagaacacacacaggagagagtcaTGGTTTTACAACACCACTCGTTATCaaagtgaaagaggaggatgaggatccTGCTTTTG CAGAGAAACATGACCACTGCACTGACAGTGAAGTGGGTCACTCTACATCAGGAGAACCTAAAAGAAAACAGGAGAATCACACAGCAAAGAGCTCTCACTGCTGTTCAGTGTGCGGAAGAGATTGCCAAAAGCTATCATCACTGCTAATAcatatgagaatacacacaggagaaaagccataCCCTTGCTCCGTGTGTGGAAAGCAGTTCCGTGTAAAAAGACATCTTCAAGACCACCAGAAAgtgcacactggagagaaaccttacgTCTGCTccaaatgtggcaaaaggtttgGTTTCGCCTCAGCCTTGAAAAGGCACCAGTGGTTACACGCAGAAGAGaaaccttactcctgctctgtgtGTGGGAAGGGTTTCGGCCGTCCAGATCAGTTAAAGGACCACTCTCTGCAACACGCAGGGAAACCTCACTGCTGTTCTGTGTGTGGGAAGGGTTTCAGCCGTCCAGATCAGCTAAAGGACCACTCTCTGCAACACGCAGGGAAACCTCACTACTGTTCTGTGTGTGGGAAGTGTTTCAGTGAGAAGAGGTATCTTGAAGACCACCAGTCAgtgcacactggagagaaacgaCACCCTTGCCCTGTCTGCAAGAAGAGTTTTGTAAGATCAGCAGGCCTTAAAGTCCACCTCAGATAtcatacaggagagaaaccttacagcTGTCCTAAATGTGGCCAGAGCTTCGTTAGTTCTCAAAAACTTCAGAGACATCAGAAAACTCATGCTGCTTTACCACCTGTTGAGTTTCAAAACCCTGTTACAATtgaaggagagcgggagggagaagaTGAGGAAGTTGGTGGTCTGATTAATTCAGATGGAGAAGAGGTTGGTTGGGATCTTCATCGTCTCG ACGAGAGTTCGGAGGGGAGAACCTCTACATCAGGAGAACCTAAAGAAACCTAG
- the LOC124003748 gene encoding zinc finger protein 345-like isoform X5, whose amino-acid sequence MHILFSVQESISEEFTMDEDSADPSNPPLSCSTEPNPPESLVPDSNHRDMDTCSEIPRFNIVVKEEEEDWDNTEERPDQCSESEGSPSASGLPEQHQGNHTAKKIHCCSVCGKNCHKLSKLQIHMRTHTGEKPYSCSVCGKQFSEKGNLKKHQTLHTGEKLYSCSVCGESFSSSSILTNHQRTHTGESQVSVEECGFTPPLVIIVKEEEEYPAFAERPDHCSESEGSPSTSGLPEQHQGNHTAKKIHFCSVCGKNCHKLSKLQIHMRTHTGEKPYSCSVCGKQFSDKGNLKKHQTVHTGEKLYSCAVCGESFSSSSILTNHQRTHTGESHGFTTPLVIIVKEEEEDPAFAEKHDHCTDSEVGHSTSGEPKRKQENHTAKSSHCCSVCGRDCQKLSSLLIHMRIHTGEKPYPCSVCGKQFRVKRHLQDHQKVHTGEKPYVCSKCGKRFGFASALKRHQWLHAEEKPYSCSVCGKGFGRPDQLKDHSLQHAGKPHCCSVCGKGFSRPDQLKDHSLQHAGKPHYCSVCGKCFSEKRYLEDHQSVHTGEKRHPCPVCKKSFVRSAGLKVHLRYHTGEKPYSCPKCGQSFVSSQKLQRHQKTHAALPPVEFQNPVTIEGEREGEDEEVGGLINSDGEEVGWDLHRLDESSEGRTSTSGEPKET is encoded by the exons GAAAGTATTTCTGAAGAATTCACGATGGATGAG GATTCTGCTGACCCatccaacccccctctctcctgctccactGAACCCAACCCTCCAGAGTCATTGGTTCCTGACTCTAACCACAGAGACATGGACACCTGCAGTGAAATACCCAGATTTAACATTGTAgtcaaggaggaggaggaagactgggACAATACTG AAGAGAGACCCGACCAGTGCTCTGAGAGTGAAGGGAGTCCCTCTGCATCAGGACTACCTGAACAACACCAGGGGAATCACACAGCTAAGAAGATTCACTGCTGTTCAGTGTGTGGAAAAAACTGTCACAAGTTATCAAAACTACAAATACACATGAGAACTCACACGGGAGAAaaaccttactcctgctctgtctGCGGGAAGCAATTCAGTGAGAAAGGAAACCTGAAAAAACACCAGACGttgcacacaggagagaagctgtACAGTTGCTCCGTGTGCGGGGAGAGTTTCTCTTCATCGTCAATTCTTACCAATCACCAGAGAACGCACACAGGAGAGAGTCAAGTGTCTGTAGAAGAGTGTGGTTTTACACCACCACTCGTTATCAtagtgaaagaggaggaagagtatCCTGCTTTTG cagagagacctGACCACTGTTCTGAGAGTGAAGGGAGTCCCTCTACATCAGGACTACCTGAACAACACCAGGGGAATCACACGGCTAAGAAGATTCACTTTTGTTCAGTGTGTGGAAAAAACTGTCACAAGTTATCAAAACTACAAATACATATGAGAACTCACACAGGAGAAaaaccttactcctgctctgtctGCGGGAAGCAATTCAGTGACAAAGGAAACCTGAAAAAACACCAGACGgtgcacacaggagagaagctgtACAGTTGCGCCGTGTGCGGGGAGAGTTTCTCTTCATCGTCAATTCTTACCAATCACCAGAGAACGCACACAGGAGAGAGTCATGGTTTTACAACACCACTCGTTATCAtagtgaaagaggaggaagaggatccTGCTTTTG CAGAGAAACATGACCACTGCACTGACAGTGAAGTGGGTCACTCTACATCAGGAGAACCTAAAAGAAAACAGGAGAATCACACAGCAAAGAGCTCTCACTGCTGTTCAGTGTGCGGAAGAGATTGCCAAAAGCTATCATCACTGCTAATAcatatgagaatacacacaggagaaaagccataCCCTTGCTCCGTGTGTGGAAAGCAGTTCCGTGTAAAAAGACATCTTCAAGACCACCAGAAAgtgcacactggagagaaaccttacgTCTGCTccaaatgtggcaaaaggtttgGTTTCGCCTCAGCCTTGAAAAGGCACCAGTGGTTACACGCAGAAGAGaaaccttactcctgctctgtgtGTGGGAAGGGTTTCGGCCGTCCAGATCAGTTAAAGGACCACTCTCTGCAACACGCAGGGAAACCTCACTGCTGTTCTGTGTGTGGGAAGGGTTTCAGCCGTCCAGATCAGCTAAAGGACCACTCTCTGCAACACGCAGGGAAACCTCACTACTGTTCTGTGTGTGGGAAGTGTTTCAGTGAGAAGAGGTATCTTGAAGACCACCAGTCAgtgcacactggagagaaacgaCACCCTTGCCCTGTCTGCAAGAAGAGTTTTGTAAGATCAGCAGGCCTTAAAGTCCACCTCAGATAtcatacaggagagaaaccttacagcTGTCCTAAATGTGGCCAGAGCTTCGTTAGTTCTCAAAAACTTCAGAGACATCAGAAAACTCATGCTGCTTTACCACCTGTTGAGTTTCAAAACCCTGTTACAATtgaaggagagcgggagggagaagaTGAGGAAGTTGGTGGTCTGATTAATTCAGATGGAGAAGAGGTTGGTTGGGATCTTCATCGTCTCG ACGAGAGTTCGGAGGGGAGAACCTCTACATCAGGAGAACCTAAAGAAACCTAG